Proteins from a single region of Desulfobulbaceae bacterium:
- a CDS encoding tetratricopeptide repeat protein has translation MYRVILLIIVTAMSALFPAITLSAPHELINFKENTKLPSFTLPDIANGTQVSFNTATGKPSVLIFLSITPAFKEKRSLALAQVLSKLNTDFQGRVQCYGVSSDDQGKDTIKRYLQDKVITIPVLDDSKRNIYDRYGVFMMPLAILIGGDGTLQAVVPYTSNIDEILTNNLKFLLGDWTKEQWQNSFKLEQNISRSTEEKEYIRRVNYGRVMLGKKMHGAALREFMTALKIMPKAIDAYIGLGNVQHALGKLDQAEQSYRKALEIDKESDEALSGLGIVLYQKGSLDQAIPILEHALISPNPQLEVIVSLAEFYEKNGQIAKAIRLNKLAVSRLMDDLNN, from the coding sequence AGTGACAGCCATGAGCGCTCTGTTTCCGGCTATCACATTATCGGCCCCCCATGAACTGATCAACTTCAAGGAAAACACCAAACTCCCCTCATTCACTCTCCCAGACATCGCCAACGGCACACAAGTATCCTTTAACACTGCGACTGGCAAACCTTCGGTCCTGATCTTCCTCTCAATAACCCCAGCCTTCAAGGAAAAACGGTCCTTGGCCTTAGCCCAGGTTCTCTCCAAACTCAATACCGACTTTCAAGGCCGAGTCCAGTGTTATGGTGTTTCTTCCGATGACCAGGGAAAAGACACCATTAAAAGGTACCTCCAAGACAAAGTCATCACTATCCCAGTCCTTGATGATAGCAAGCGTAATATCTATGATCGGTACGGTGTCTTCATGATGCCCTTAGCCATTCTTATTGGCGGAGATGGCACCTTGCAAGCGGTGGTGCCCTATACCTCCAACATAGACGAGATCCTCACCAATAACCTGAAATTCCTCTTAGGAGACTGGACCAAGGAGCAATGGCAAAACTCCTTTAAACTCGAACAAAATATATCAAGAAGCACAGAGGAAAAGGAGTACATCAGAAGAGTGAACTACGGTAGAGTCATGCTGGGTAAAAAGATGCACGGAGCGGCGCTGCGCGAATTCATGACCGCACTCAAAATCATGCCTAAAGCAATTGATGCCTATATCGGGCTCGGTAATGTTCAGCATGCCTTGGGAAAACTCGACCAAGCAGAACAATCATACCGCAAAGCTTTGGAGATCGACAAGGAGTCTGATGAAGCCCTATCCGGCCTTGGCATCGTCCTCTACCAGAAAGGCTCGCTGGACCAAGCCATTCCAATTTTGGAACATGCCCTGATCAGCCCGAACCCCCAGCTTGAAGTGATTGTCTCGCTGGCCGAATTCTATGAGAAAAACGGTCAGATTGCCAAAGCAATCCGCTTGAACAAACTTGCCGTTTCAAGGTTGATGGACGACCTGAATAACTAA
- the bamA gene encoding outer membrane protein assembly factor BamA: MYLLQLPLPAFRRKAKGIRSMRIIKLRHSTARHIVLRMIPFSWTILALLMSLVGIYPEARAFAADSPPVTATTVLPVKINAGDEAGAVTLEADQALYNAVKDLGFSFVSRSEAQQAVDYTNGVWPPPVSALGTLITGTTDYLLTGSLTKMGTVVSIDMVVIDVLAPDQIKYYFDEGKASDLATIFARLTKNVQSFTNRATRVASIAISGNKKIESGAIIHKVTLKAGDQYQSASLRQAIKDIYAMGYFDNILVHSSDTAEGKALIFEVTEKPVVGQISIDGEDELKEEKIREVITVTVNSIISTQDVQRSAEAIKQLYKDEGYYNTTVVSDTKVAKTGKVDVSFTIKEGPKVYIKELTVTGNTAFKSKALVKILQTSKKGWFSWFTDSGILKRDLLAQDADRLVAFYNNNGFVDAKVGEPEVTQKDEWLFINFNIAEGDRYKVGTVDLSGDLIEGKSDLMGLTQIIKEPYFSRKTLREDILRITDRYSEKGYAFAEVIPSTAKDDANKRVNIVLNINKKELVHINRIVIKGNSRTRDKVIRREMQVKESGLFNSVALKKSQEKLNRLEYFEAVEITPVPTMDESLMDLQVDVKEKATGNFSIGAGYSSVDSFMFMSEVSQNNFLGKGQRVSLKANISGVSNQYSFNFTEPHLADSNLLFGFDVFNWMREYDDFTKDSQGVGLRFGYPLWEKWHMSTGYTFEDSTLSDVKDTASKIIKDSMNINVTSSVGLGFARDSRDKFTDPSTGSLNTINSKYAGGVLGGDAEFTKFEGSSSWFFRLPWETTFHYKLAAGYAFANSTDKLPVFEKFYLGGMNTIRGFKSSNISPRDPPVTGEKIGGGKMWYSNTEWIFPLVKDAGLKGVVFFDCGNVYDEHGNWDFGVIKKSVGGGFRWLSPMGPLRLEWGYNLDPTEYEVQSNWDFSLGGSF, encoded by the coding sequence ATGTATCTTCTTCAACTTCCGTTGCCTGCATTCAGGCGAAAGGCCAAAGGTATAAGGTCAATGCGAATCATAAAACTTCGGCATTCCACCGCCCGTCATATTGTGCTACGAATGATCCCTTTTTCGTGGACTATACTGGCCCTCTTAATGAGTTTAGTGGGTATTTATCCTGAGGCTCGCGCCTTTGCTGCGGACTCTCCGCCCGTAACCGCAACGACAGTCCTGCCTGTCAAGATCAATGCGGGGGATGAGGCGGGCGCAGTTACTCTTGAAGCAGATCAAGCCTTGTATAACGCTGTCAAGGATCTTGGCTTTTCCTTTGTTTCTCGTTCCGAGGCCCAACAGGCTGTTGACTATACTAACGGGGTTTGGCCTCCTCCGGTAAGTGCACTCGGTACCCTGATCACCGGCACGACCGACTACTTGTTAACCGGCAGTCTTACCAAGATGGGTACGGTGGTTTCCATCGATATGGTGGTTATTGATGTTCTCGCTCCAGATCAGATCAAGTATTATTTTGATGAGGGAAAAGCCAGCGATTTGGCTACTATTTTCGCTCGACTTACCAAAAATGTCCAGTCGTTCACCAACCGGGCTACCCGTGTCGCTAGTATCGCCATCAGCGGCAACAAGAAGATCGAATCAGGCGCCATCATCCACAAGGTAACACTGAAGGCAGGCGATCAGTATCAATCTGCTTCCCTGCGCCAAGCGATCAAAGATATTTATGCGATGGGGTATTTTGATAATATTCTTGTTCATTCGAGCGATACTGCCGAGGGTAAGGCGCTGATTTTTGAAGTTACCGAAAAACCGGTGGTCGGCCAGATCTCGATTGACGGTGAGGATGAGTTGAAGGAGGAGAAGATCCGGGAAGTGATCACGGTGACGGTCAATAGTATCATCAGCACTCAGGATGTGCAGAGGTCTGCCGAGGCTATCAAGCAACTCTATAAGGACGAAGGGTATTATAACACCACAGTTGTTTCTGACACCAAAGTCGCTAAGACCGGCAAGGTTGATGTCTCCTTCACCATCAAGGAGGGGCCTAAGGTCTATATTAAGGAGTTAACTGTTACCGGCAATACGGCATTTAAGAGTAAGGCTCTGGTAAAGATTCTGCAGACCTCTAAAAAGGGGTGGTTTTCCTGGTTTACGGATAGTGGGATCTTGAAACGTGATCTGCTGGCACAGGATGCAGACAGGTTAGTTGCCTTCTATAACAATAACGGCTTTGTCGATGCTAAGGTCGGTGAGCCTGAGGTAACCCAGAAGGATGAATGGCTTTTTATTAATTTCAATATCGCCGAGGGCGACCGTTACAAGGTCGGCACCGTGGATTTAAGCGGTGACCTCATTGAAGGCAAGAGCGATTTGATGGGATTGACACAGATTATTAAAGAGCCGTACTTTAGTCGTAAGACGTTGCGCGAGGATATCTTAAGAATTACGGACCGCTACTCAGAGAAGGGCTACGCCTTTGCTGAGGTCATACCTTCCACTGCCAAGGACGATGCTAATAAACGGGTCAATATTGTCTTGAACATCAACAAGAAAGAGCTGGTTCACATCAACCGGATCGTGATCAAGGGTAACTCGCGGACCCGTGATAAGGTCATTCGTCGAGAGATGCAGGTCAAAGAGAGTGGCCTTTTTAACTCGGTGGCGTTGAAGAAGAGTCAGGAAAAACTCAACCGTCTTGAATATTTTGAAGCGGTTGAGATTACCCCAGTGCCGACCATGGATGAAAGCTTGATGGATCTGCAGGTGGATGTCAAGGAGAAGGCGACCGGAAACTTCAGTATTGGAGCAGGCTACAGTTCGGTAGACAGCTTTATGTTCATGTCCGAGGTCAGTCAGAATAATTTTCTAGGCAAAGGACAGAGGGTGTCGCTCAAGGCCAATATCAGCGGTGTGAGCAATCAGTATAGTTTTAATTTTACGGAACCTCATCTGGCGGACAGTAACTTGCTCTTCGGCTTCGATGTGTTTAACTGGATGCGGGAGTATGACGATTTTACCAAGGATTCCCAAGGGGTTGGGCTCCGTTTTGGGTATCCGCTTTGGGAGAAGTGGCATATGTCAACCGGGTACACCTTTGAAGACAGCACCTTGAGTGATGTAAAGGATACTGCTTCAAAAATTATCAAGGATTCGATGAATATCAATGTCACCAGCTCCGTGGGACTTGGTTTTGCTCGCGACAGTCGCGATAAGTTTACAGACCCCAGCACTGGTTCCTTGAATACCATAAACTCGAAGTATGCCGGTGGAGTATTGGGTGGTGATGCCGAGTTCACCAAGTTTGAGGGGAGTTCGAGTTGGTTTTTCAGGTTGCCCTGGGAGACCACGTTCCACTATAAGCTGGCCGCGGGATATGCATTTGCCAATTCAACTGATAAACTTCCGGTCTTTGAAAAATTTTATCTTGGCGGAATGAACACGATCCGTGGCTTTAAGTCTTCTAATATCAGCCCGCGTGATCCCCCTGTTACTGGAGAGAAGATTGGTGGCGGCAAGATGTGGTATTCAAATACAGAATGGATTTTCCCACTGGTGAAAGATGCCGGGCTCAAGGGGGTGGTTTTCTTTGATTGCGGTAACGTCTATGATGAGCACGGGAACTGGGACTTCGGGGTGATTAAGAAGAGTGTCGGTGGTGGTTTTCGTTGGCTGTCACCGATGGGTCCGCTTCGTTTGGAGTGGGGCTATAACCTTGATCCCACTGAGTACGAGGTTCAGAGTAACTGGGATTTCAGCTTGGGCGGGTCGTTCTGA
- a CDS encoding ABC transporter ATP-binding protein, protein MNNSEPLLHARGICKAFELSGTIEILKDLEICIAAGEMIAIIGASGSGKTTLLNILGTLERPDSGTIHYRGDEILARSDNELCRFRNKSIGFMFQFHHLLPEFNALENIIMPGIIAGHDRHELDHAAQELLAKIGLANRIRHKVGELSGGEQQRVSLARALILKPALLLADEPTGNLDPDAGLRVFDLMAEMNQTWGVSTVMVTHNYDLARRMGRCLTLREGRLQ, encoded by the coding sequence ATGAATAATTCCGAGCCGCTCCTGCACGCCAGGGGCATCTGTAAGGCATTTGAACTGTCGGGGACTATCGAAATCCTCAAGGACTTAGAGATCTGTATCGCCGCTGGGGAGATGATTGCCATCATTGGAGCGTCTGGTTCGGGTAAGACGACTCTTCTTAATATCCTAGGCACCTTGGAGCGCCCTGATTCTGGCACAATCCACTATCGGGGGGATGAAATTCTCGCCAGGAGCGATAACGAACTCTGCCGCTTCCGTAATAAATCCATCGGTTTCATGTTTCAGTTTCATCATCTGCTTCCAGAATTCAATGCTTTGGAGAATATCATTATGCCTGGGATCATCGCCGGGCATGATCGTCATGAGTTGGATCATGCAGCACAGGAACTGCTTGCTAAGATCGGTCTTGCCAACCGGATTCGGCATAAGGTTGGTGAATTGTCCGGCGGTGAGCAGCAGCGCGTTTCTCTGGCCCGGGCCCTGATATTGAAGCCTGCCCTGCTCTTGGCCGACGAACCAACCGGTAATCTCGATCCTGATGCCGGTCTCAGGGTGTTCGATCTGATGGCGGAAATGAACCAGACGTGGGGGGTCTCCACAGTCATGGTGACCCATAATTATGATCTTGCTCGGCGGATGGGACGTTGTTTGACCCTTCGGGAAGGGCGTTTGCAGTAA